The proteins below are encoded in one region of Mustelus asterias unplaced genomic scaffold, sMusAst1.hap1.1 HAP1_SCAFFOLD_2215, whole genome shotgun sequence:
- the LOC144489468 gene encoding zona pellucida sperm-binding protein 3-like: MGDFGVRSFFPVLVLVGAVCCSDTWQQFPGHRFPWIIVKATPRPQTFPPPGPPFDSHFRVSEGQGVSPVQSVRVQCGEDKLLLRVQLDLFGTRHLVKAADLTLGTAGCRPTRIYSQNHTVLFDYGLHECGSRLQMTGDFLIYSTHLSHSPEYHGSVIVRTNGVVVPIECRYFRKGNVSSNPIKPTWIPFSSTRSGEGHLSFSLRLMNGDWLTERTSTVYYLGELIHIEASVSMSNHMVLKLYIDRCVATLRPDKDSSPRYSIIDYNGCLLDSKAEDSFSTFVLPGDEREPDKLRFDLDAFRFFGDERSLIFITCHLKVVPVDRRDSRNKACTLLKMQNVWTPLEESSFDICACCHVGNCGATRDLGFGSRGRRDLVVEAGVESEVVLIVTLTVTAVSLISASLITLFLYRKHKQTLFNQSSNDQ; encoded by the exons ATGGGGGATTTTGGAGTGAGGAGTTTCTTCCCAGTGCTGGTGTTAGTTGGAGCTGTTTGTTGCTCTGATACTTGGCAACAGTTTCCAGGCCACAGGTTTCCATGGATAATAGTCAAAGCCACCCCTAGGCctcagacattccctcctcctgggCCTCCCTTTGATTCCCATTTCCGTGTGTCTGAGGGTCAAGGTGTGTCtccagtgcagagtgtgagggtgcagtgtggaGAGGACAAGCTGCTGCTCAGGGTCCAGCTGGATTTATTTGGAACCAGGCACCTGGTTAAAGCTGCTGATCTGACCCTGGGGACAGCAGGTTGTCGGCCAACCAGGATCTACTCTCAGAACCACACTGTCCTCTTTGACTATGGACTCCATGAGTGTGGCagcagattgcag atgactgGAGATTTCCTGATCTACAGCACCCACCTGAGCCACAGCCCAGAGTATCATGGATCTGTTATTGTGAGAACCAATGGAGTGGTCGTTCCCATTGAGTGTCGTTATTTTAG GAAGGGCAATGTGAGCAGTAACCCCATCAAGCCCACCTGGATCCCATTCAGCTCCACCAGGTCTGGAGAAGGGCATCTGTCATTCTCTCTGCGCCTAATGAATG gtgactggcttacagagcgcacttcgactgtctactacctgggtgagctcattcacattgaggcctctgtttcaatgagcaaccacatggtcctgaagctctacattgaccgctgtgtagcgacattgaggccagacaaggactccagcccgagatacagcatcattgactacaatgg CTGCCTCCTGGACAGCAAAGCTGAGGACTCCTTTTCAACCTTTGTGTTGCCAGGAGATGAGCGGGAGCCGGACAAGCTCCGCTTTGACCTGGATGCCTTCCGTTTCTTTGGAGATGAGCGTTCCTTG ATTTTTATCACCTGTCACCTGAAAGTTGTTCCAGTGGATCGGAGAGATTCCAGGAACAAAGCTTGTACTTTGCTGAAGATGCAGAATGT CTGGACCCCATTGGAGGAATCGAGCTTTGACATTTGTGCCTGTTGCCATGTGGGGAACTGTGGGGCCACAAGGGATTTGGGATTTGGAtccagaggaaggagagatcttgTAGTTGAAGCTG GTGTGGAGTCTGAGGTGGTCCTGATTGTGACCCTGACTGTGACAgctgtctctctgatctctgcttcattgATCACCTTGTTCCTGTACAGGAAACACAAACAAACTCTGTTCAACCAGTCATCAAATGATCAATAA